AGAATAATTACTGGTGATAATGTTAAGGGAGAAGCTATAGTGTCTAAGAAAAGATTATCTTTTTATGGTTCAATAGATTTAGAGAAGGGGATTGTAATAGAAAAAGATAGTGATATTTATGGAAAATCCATAACTGGAAAAATACTTATTTTTAAAGGGGGAAAAGGGAGTACTGTGGGAGCATATGCCATAATGAAGCTAAAATCAAATAATGTTGCACCCAAAGCTTTAATATGTTTAAAAGCTGATGAAATAATTACAGTAGGATGCGTGCTATCCGATATTACTTTAGTAGATAGCATAAATAAAGAAGTATTAAATTTTATAAAAGATGGTGATATAGTAGAAATAGATTGTGAAAAAGAATTAATACATATTGAGAAAAAAGATTAAAAAATTAAAGAGATATTCTTTCAATTTCTGGAAGCGGCTCAAAAAATTTTTTTGCAGCTTTTTCAACTTGATTCCTATATTCATTTTCAGTATAAATTCTTAATATATTATAAATTTGTGCAAGCGGCTCAAAAAATGGAGATTTAACTTCTACTATTTTTATTTCCCCATCTTCTTCTTTATAAAATGGAGTTT
The DNA window shown above is from Nitrososphaerota archaeon and carries:
- a CDS encoding DUF126 domain-containing protein, with the protein product MFHTKKKRISVSCRIITGDNVKGEAIVSKKRLSFYGSIDLEKGIVIEKDSDIYGKSITGKILIFKGGKGSTVGAYAIMKLKSNNVAPKALICLKADEIITVGCVLSDITLVDSINKEVLNFIKDGDIVEIDCEKELIHIEKKD